The nucleotide window GGCTCTGAAATGTACTTAGCAGCAGCACTAAAGCAACAATTTCCTTTTCCCTTCATTGCTTATTGTCAAAGCAACATAAAGCAGACAATAATCACAAATCATAAATATATGTTGTTTCAAAATGTCCAGCATGAGAGACACGCAAGATTTGTCTTCAAAGCATCTGTGAATGGGATTTAGATGCAGACAAAATTGACAAGGGTTAAATAGCAGCTTGTAAAGCTTTGGCGCATTAGCAAAGCGGCACGTTAGTTCGCAGTCGGCCAGGTCAAACAGAGTCGTGATGGGCTCTTCCCTTACCTGCATCACTGCTCGCCATCTTCTGGTGTGATTTCAGTCTCTTTGTGAACCACTACTTTGGTCACTGACATGTCAGGGTGCTGCTCTTTGGCTTCTTTAATGGCCTGAGCCAGGGCCTGGCCCCAGTGGCACCCCATAACAGCAACACAGAGGTGTAGGAATGCAAGTAATGTAAGTAATAAAAATTATGTCTTTAACATATGATAAAGTGGAAatagttgagaaaaaaaaagtatagctGGACAGAGTGAACAATAATTTCTTAACATGAATGAATTTCACCAAATAATagggataataataataataattgaataataattattcaaaAGGAGATACTTATTAGAATCTTGTAAAGTGTTAAAACTGTAAACTCATAATACCAGCAGTCCAGCTAAAGCAGCTGTTCAGTGTGAATGAATGGTGTGTTTCTCACCTCATCATGGTCGATGTCTGCATCCCCTGAGATGACAATACGTTTCTCAATCCTGGTTTCTGAAACACCTCCTTTCACAGTCtgacagcaataaaaaaataaaaaataaataaataaatcacacttAAAAACAAGATAATTTACAACAATCCAAACacaactaaataaatacatctaaatACATAGTACATAAAAATAATGAGTGTCACACCCTTCAATATCCAAAAAGGCAGCACTTAAATATTCATTTGTGTGCTGTTAAATTATTgacagttaattttttttttttgggtcagACTTCACTCATTCGCGcacttcattacatttatacCCCATTTTTTTACCGCCCTAATAAGACAATTCACACAACAGCTTCAAACGAGGCAGATTCAAGACTTGTGCTTCCCCTGAGACATGCAGACAAGCCATCTGAGTATTTTTAAACAGCTGCTTATGTTGCCTCACAGTGCACAAGAACACACTTGGAGGAAAGCAATATCTGACTTCCTCTGCACACATGAAGCACAGACAACCACAGTTGGCCAACATCAGTGTGTTTCCAAGGAGATAAAAGGTATACTATCCCTACCGTTCAGAGAACACAATCAATTTGGCTTCCTTGTTTTAATGGCAATAGTTTGGCAGTGTGTTATCTGAATTGTTCCTGTAATCATAAAGACTCTTCAATATATTGTGAGGAGTCTGGACAACACATTTAATACTGTAGAATAATAGAAGAGTAGCAACGTAAAAACCAGTATCAGATGTGACCTTCTTTTGGCTCTCcttgtgtctctttctctttttcttcatgtGATCTTACTGCCTTTGTGACAAGATTTATTGGTAAAAGTGCTACAGAAtggacattttaacatttaacagcTGACTTGAGCAGGAGTCATCTGTGTCATTGGCACCATAATGAATCAAGAAGACAAGTATTCTGGGAAGGTTTTATCTCTACATGTCCATATCTGGTGATACAAGCAATGTTTTGCTTCTTTTAATGTATTCAACTTAttgaatgtatattttattcccAAATGGTACACCAGGTATAAGAAATAATTTCGTATGAACATTAGAAAGTTTAAGTAAGAGAGAAAATGAGGCAGAATGAGCAGATTGTACCTTGGTGATatgtgtggtggtggttgtaCTGGTGGTTTCAGAGGTGATTGTCTGTGCACTCATCAGAATCCCCGGCTCTGTCTCACCTTCTGTTTCACCCTGTTTGCAAGAGAAAAAGCAAAGGGATATTAGCATCCACGCATTCACATTCCAGATTAAAACACAAGACACAAGACAAAGTGTTTGCATTAATGTTGCATTCATACGTCAACACAGTCACACATTCAAATCAGGTAAGACACATTCTGATTTGTGCATTAATCCCAGTTTGGGTTTTGTAGTTTTCtggatttgttgtttttcagTAAACAAtgcagtctctttttttttttaatgaaatattgtaAAATGATATGCATACAGACACTGCGATGTGTGTTTCTTATTCCTGCAGAGTAGCATTGTACCTGGAGGGCCTCGTATGTTATAGTCTTCATTTCCGTGTGGACCACTGGCATTTCCTGTGTCACaagtctctctgtctcacctGGCAATGTACTGCTAAAGGTTACGACCTCTGTCTGGAGCAGTGACGAAACCTTTAAAGAAAATAGCAGATAATAGTGTCTGAACATTGTGGTATCTCAAACGCATACAACGCTCTCATAGGAAATCTCTTATGTCTATTTTAGTCTTGGCATTGATAAGAcataataattatgataaacCTTTCCAGTTAAAGGCATCAATGTCAATATGGTAGgacacagacacatatacatCACACTTATCCACTAGAAAAACACTTGTGTAAACATGACACATTgctgaaatggaaaaaagtagcaTACACTGTTCTACCAGAACACTGAAACtgctgacaggtgaagtgaatgaCAATTATCCTTTTACACCAGCACCTGTCAAgaagtgggatatattaggcagcaaatgaacaaCTAGTTCTCAAAGTCACCTCCTTCAGCAGTAATAATGAAACCGACtgtaaaaaatgtgcagaaatgccTTGAAGAACATGACAAAATGTTCAAGGTGTTGACTTGGCCTACAAATTCGCAAGGTCTGATTAAAGATCAGTGGAGTGGGGTGAGCTGGACAAACACGTCTATTCCATGGAGGCCCTACCTCACAGCTTACAGGACTTAAAGGATCTTCTGCTAACATCTCGGtaccagataccacagcacaacTTGTGGAGTCCATGCCAGTGAGACATATACTATATTAGGTGGGTGGTTTAAATGCGGTTGGTTTCAATTTAATTAGAATAATGTTAGTCTGCATTTTCATTGTTGCACTTAATGACAGTAAAACTGTTCAACATAGTGCTGCGCCAGCATTTTTTAAGTGTGAATATAAATACAACAGAAATGTAatactaaattaaattataaagttCACCACAGATACATATATAAgtccaaataaaacaaataattagatATTATTAGCATTTTCCATGACGCTTCAAAAAAAGCTGACTGAGTATGCTGTTGTAGAATATAATGCAACTTGGTGAAAGAAGCAATCACACAACTAATTtcttaattcctttttttttttttttttttactaactcAATGTACTCTTATATATCAGAAGATAAACATTCGAAGGCAATGAGAAAGATTCTAACAACAAGTACTAGTTGTGAAAGTGTATGCAGATGTGTGCTCATACACACAGAGCTACTGTGACACATTTCAAAACCTGACAAGCTCAAATTGCAGCCTATTTCTAAAACTCCCAGTATTGTTCTGCATAACAATTTGTGCATTAAAAAACCCTTGTTCAGAGACCTCAGTGTAGCTCACTGATGGACACACATGAACTACTGGATAAAATGACAGTGCATAGACAGTATTGGGTTTCAGGGGAGGAATTAAAGCAGAAGTGTAGGTACTAATTGGTGGATTATGGGGCCAAAAGAAGGGGACACCACTAAAAATGGAGTTCTACCTCCTCACTGTGACCCTCAGCATCTCCCCTCTGCTCCTTCAGGATGGTGGGGGAGTAAAGTGCCATACTGCGTGACTGGTCTTCTAAGGCTGGTTCATCACCGTCGGAAGACAGAGAAAAACTCTCATCATCAGACTCGCTGTCACTGGGCGACAGGGGCCGAGTGGTCGCAGCAATGAGGGAATTGCCCATAGAGAACATGAACCTGTCAAATTCAGCAGTTGCCACGCTGCCAGAATCACTGCTGGCTTCATCAGGTTCTGTGTCACTGTCTGATGTGGATTGGACTGAGACATGCACAGAGCTACTAGGCTCATCATTGCTAATTTTAGAGACACTGGGCTCCAACCCTTGATCTGGAGAAATAAGTGCCTCTACCTGTGACTTTTCCAAAGCAGTATTCTGCTTTAGATCAACTGCCTGTTCCTCTTCTCTTGGCTGGTCTTTTTCTGAAAGCTTCTGTATATCTTCCGACTGTAGAACAGTCTTCTCAGGACTGGTAGATGTctacaataaaacataaaacaataagaATCAGAGctctcagtttaaaaaaaaaaaaaagcacatggtaCTGTAACAAATAATTGCACTTTATTGACTTTAAAAagaatgcaaaattttcttaGAATTTTAAGACTCCagaaaatacataaacacaatgaTGCAAAAATGTGGCCAAAAAGGCACATTCTgttatgttaatgtttttgaaGAAATACTCAAAATTAAGAAGTCAAAAAGCAGTTATTGAGACCATCAATGATTTTTCTTTATGAATTCTTAAATCGAAATATTTGagtgaattataaaaaaaaaacaaaacctgtaTTTATGCATTATGCAGTAAGTACACAAAGACTTATATGAGTAactgaaatatacattttaaatgtgtactAACCGAACAACCTGTTGTTAAACTGTAAACTGTATGTTAATTGCACATAtgtaacaaataattaaaataatattaataatatataataagttTGAACGGACACTAGTAATGTCCCTTTGCAATTTCAGTAGGTGCAAAAATTACACATGGTGTGACTTTGAATAAGAAATCCCCCGCTCGTACTCCAAACAATAAATCTGTCAATAGGTAATGGAAAGACAAAAATGGCTTAAAGACAAAAACGCAACAAGGACAAGGGGACACAGTGGCCTATAAAAGCATGTAGTAGGCTAGGCTGCAATAGCTCTgtgattataaaaacaaaaaaaagggcatATAAAATCATAGCTATGTgcatataacattaaatatatctATAATGTAAAAAGCCATAGCAACTATATCCTATTGTTTGCTATGTTTTTTATACCAAGCTGTAAACATTACAATGTTGTTTCTAGTGTAGTCCACCTTAAGGATGGCCCGTGTTTGCTCAGTAGTTGTTGAAGAGGAAGACCAGGTACGAGTGCTGATCTGTTCATGAGCAGACTTTAACAGAGCAGTGAGCTCCGGAGACATCTCATCGAATGTAGGCTTAGGCTGAGCACAGACCCCCAAAAgccagacatacacacacacacacgtaagaggttaaattcacacacacacacacgcgcgcacacgcacgcacacgcacgcacgcacgcacacacacaaacaaacacagaggTAAAGacatacacagagacacacacatataatttgtcaaaatattaactGGAAACATGGGGAAACAATGACTGCAATGCTGTCCAGTGTGAGTCATTTTAGCAAAATTTAGCATATTGATTTTGGGTTATTCATAAGAGATGCAACTAATTCAGTATTTTCCACAGATTCCACTGGTTCAAATGACCATTTGCTTCAAATTACATAAATCTTGAACACTAAAAAGTTTGACTATAAATCCGTCATTATAGGACTTTCATTGTAATTCTTTTTAAGTGTGCATTAAGTGAAAACTGACATTTCAGAGTTAAGGCATAATACCATTTAACCCCACAGAGATCACTCTAATTGAGATGCTGTTGCTTTCTCTTTAATTCCAGATGAATTTCAATTCACAACAACCATAAAAAGAGTAGAGTTACATCAGTTTCTACCGGGATTCAGTAGCCTCTTATGAATAAAGCCCTCATCATTCCACATCAAGCAGCATAAACATCAGAGGGAacataaaaggaaaagaaatctcTTCAATCTGTGACTGAAGCCAAAGACATTCCATGTGTGACTGGCAGCAGGAAGCCtggtacaaaaaaaaggagaaagtgaaataaaacaaaaataagctGCTCATTTGTGTGCAAAAACGAAGCAGGTCAAAGCTAGACTCAAAAAGCAGCAGGCTCAGGTTTTAAAAGCAGGAGCGACATCAAATTCCTCTGCCGGGAATTTGAGTCggaaaattaaaagaaacacaaaggAAAAGACAAAGGAACGCAATATACTTTGAGAACATTCATAATAATGTACTGAGACTGCAAAGCGCTGGCTTTTAagttaatttgttcatttgaatTCTTTTGGAAAGCCAGGCCTGGGTAGCTGGCAGGTGCCGTGAGGGAAGCACAGTGCTGGAATTatcagtgttagtgttataCTACCACTCTGGCTGTTGGAGAGGTTTTGGTTATATAAGAGCCTTTGCTGGGGCTCACAACCAGTTCCACTGACTTCGATGGAGATTTGAGTGGAGATCTAATCGGGGACCTGCGAGGGGATCTGGGCGTAAGAGTGATTGCTTCCATCATTGGGGAATCTGTAAGCAGCTTCAGCTCAGCCTTTTTTGCCTCTTCATTGTCCTCACTGGAGAAGACAGCCACCACCATTTTCACAATGCTTGCAGGCTCAGATGGAGAAGGGGTCTTTGCTTCCTTAACTGTGATCACCGGTGCTGTTATTGCTTCCGTGCCTGACAGGGTTGCAGGCTCGTGCGTCTCAGGGGAGACTGGTATGATCTTCACAGCTGTGGTGCTAGTTTGATCCAAGAGCTTTAGCTTTTCTACTGTGAGAGTTGGGGATGGAAAGTCATCTTCTTTGGTGGTGGTCATGATCTTCCCTGTTGCAGTGTCATAGGACTTGCCAAGTGCAAATGCCTTTTTACGTACTTCCTCTTGTATGGCTGATGCATTTTTGAGAGCTACGTCTCCCAAAGCTTCGTCAGCAGTAACAGTGTTAGTACTGCCCACTATATTGTGTCCGACTATGTTTTTCTCGGGTACCTTAGGTGGAACCTTGTTTATAATTACCCAACCATCAGACTCCTACATATAAGATACAGAAAGGCATGTTAGGTACCACTGTGGGAGGTGTGGAAGACACACTTAAAGCCAATATATATATCAGTACCTACCTACACGTTCTAATAGATCTTTAAACATCTCTTTAAACGTATTTAATAAAATCGACCTGAACTCAAATCAGATAATTCTGTCTGCTTACAAAAAAAGACACagtaaataaattactttaatGCACAATCTGAGCTATTTAGTTGGTCAGATGAAATTTCAAAGGCATCCAGCACCAAAACATTGTAATGCACCTACCACATCATCTTTCCCGTCCTCCAAGCTGTCCTGTTGGTTACCTCTAGCAGCCTCCCCCTTCTCATCCATTGTTTCTGAATCCTCTTTGGTCTGTATAAAGTGTAGAACGATAGCGATATCAGACATTTCTTTAAGGCGGCACATTGGGGAACATGACTCAGAGAGATCTATAGTGCACGAGCAGTCTGACATTTATATTCCACTGTTATTTTAAATGACATATTGCATAACTTTGCCCTGACCTGACTTTTGTCTGACACAGCAACAGCTCAGTCCTTGTTCATATGGTGACAGGAATTAATTATAAGTATATATTTCATGAGTCAGAACAAAGATAACTGCATAAAAGCATAACAGAATGTGTaatgtatacaaaaataaaacatgatataACAGGCTTGATGCATCTAAATAACAAACACTATTAAAACCAGGCGGtaaaaataaggaataaaaaacaaGCTTGAAACTtgtaaagatataaaataatgcCTGATGTCATACAAATAATTTAGAGAGAGATTTTCACCATATTCTCTGAATCACTCATATAACGTTTATGGAAGATTGTAACCTTGTAGCAGCTGTCATGTACATAGCTGCATGTCTCTCACTCATACTGAGAATCTAATTTGGCTTCAATCCAGGGATTCATGCATGCTGTGACAACTGTCAAGCCTGATTAATATAACACATGATTTTTCCGCGCGAATCATTtagataaaatatttacatgtatatgttattaaaataatcatcataaataataaaaaaaaatgcctgcaGGTATGCAACTGCTATAGAACAAAGATAACTTTTCTTGCACTCCCTGTGCAGTTGAAAATGATTCCTCCTTCCCTGAAATGGGTATGTGAAGCTGCTCGAGACTATTGTTACCTCCAACCACACTTTCTTTATGTGGACCATTAGATGACGCTTTATTTACAACCATGCCGCAAAAAATCAATGCGACAATCTTGAGGAAAATCAGTAAATCATTCTCCGCTTTTATCTAAAGCATTCATTCAGATCCAATTCAAAGAGATTTTAAACAAGCCCCAATCATTTTCCCAACATCTGTCAGCTGTGGCGGTCACAGCACTAATGTCTCAAGGTTAAGAGTGTTGGAAATAATTCAGCCTTTACTAGGTACATTCAGTAACCTGCACATCATCATGAAAATGTCTCTGAAGAAAGCAATTTGTCTGCAAGACACAGCATCAAAATGGCCgatcataaaaaaatactaaatctTTTTGAATGCTGGCTGAGTGACTGGGTCAATACTGTGCTTACATCCTCAGGCTCCAGCGGTTCAATCATAGGAGCCTCGTCTAGCCGTGGGGATCGCAGTGGGGATGAGGAGAGACGCTTCTCCCACTCTGTTAATCCCGATTTATTAGTGCCTCCTTCAAGGAAAGTCCTCTTCAATTCACTAATATTGGTCTGGTGTTTCACCATTTCATCTGGTGTTTGATCCAGCTCCTGATAAAAACAGGAAgattatgttaataaataaaaatgtcactgCCAACCTTAAGTCTGTTGTCATCACTTTTCCTGCAGTCAGAACTAGCTCCATcttatacaattaaatattgaatgtaCTTGGCCAtccatatttaatgtatttttgtttttacattgaCCACTAACAGAGGTTAgtttatactgtacactatttcACATTATCTATGTCACCGTGGTTCAGTTTTAAACTGACATGAAAAAGAATGTACTACAGGGAAGAAGACTATAATGGGGAATAAGGAGATGACGGTGAAGAAGTCATGAATAAGAACATTCAACTTGGTAAAGACctacattattatataaaagtgAAAATCAACTAATGCACTAAAGAGCACATTATattaagtaaaaatgtattaataggTTTCTACAATGAAGCaagttaaaattatttaaactaCCATGACAACTGAAAGTTTTTGAATATCCTGTATTATCTTTtgttataatttaaaatatgggTTCAAGCAGTAGCATATAAAATAAGAACATAATGTACTAAAAATTGTGTGAAACtttagtttaataaaaataaaaaaatctagatGAAAAAGCC belongs to Silurus meridionalis isolate SWU-2019-XX chromosome 4, ASM1480568v1, whole genome shotgun sequence and includes:
- the epb41l3a gene encoding band 4.1-like protein 3a isoform X7 gives rise to the protein MTTEPNSELEGNPEQQGAGAAPPHTAPPLDDQLPPAAAHSTPVKKEQNGAREAGGVAQGKADQQSTEDESTPYKSTSSKLSRSPIKVNKKPKNMQCKVALLDGSDYTCVVEKRDKGQVIFDKVCEHLNLLEKDYFGITFRDAENQKNWLDPAKDMKKQIRGVAWNFSFNVKFYPPDPAQLSEDITRYYLCLQLRDDIVSGRLPCSFATHTVLGSYTVQSELGDYDPDEYSTDYVGDFRFAPNQTKELEEKVMELHKTYKGMMPAEAEMHFLENVKKLSMYGVDLHHAKLVGSFFECLSPAKGEDSEGVEIMLGVCSSGLLIYRDRLRINRFAWPKVLKISYKRNNFYIKIRPGEFEQFESTIGFKLPNHRAAKRLWKVCVEHHTFFRLVSPETPPKKFLTLGSKFRYSGRTQVQTRRASSQIVRPAPFFERSTSKRYIMSRSLDGEMGTALYGAAKGIAMSDLITTITPEKKAEEKKSEEEEAVLLENIVVEEEDETTKATELSLPSPPSPARQDTRSDQEDESEIRNQELDQTPDEMVKHQTNISELKRTFLEGGTNKSGLTEWEKRLSSSPLRSPRLDEAPMIEPLEPEDTKEDSETMDEKGEAARGNQQDSLEDGKDDVESDGWVIINKVPPKVPEKNIVGHNIVGSTNTVTADEALGDVALKNASAIQEEVRKKAFALGKSYDTATGKIMTTTKEDDFPSPTLTVEKLKLLDQTSTTAVKIIPVSPETHEPATLSGTEAITAPVITVKEAKTPSPSEPASIVKMVVAVFSSEDNEEAKKAELKLLTDSPMMEAITLTPRSPRRSPIRSPLKSPSKSVELVVSPSKGSYITKTSPTARVPKPTFDEMSPELTALLKSAHEQISTRTWSSSSTTTEQTRAILKTSTSPEKTVLQSEDIQKLSEKDQPREEEQAVDLKQNTALEKSQVSSLLQTEVVTFSSTLPGETERLVTQEMPVVHTEMKTITYEALQGETEGETEPGILMSAQTITSETTSTTTTTHITKTVKGGVSETRIEKRIVISGDADIDHDEALAQAIKEAKEQHPDMSVTKVVVHKETEITPEDGEQ
- the epb41l3a gene encoding band 4.1-like protein 3a isoform X6, encoding MTTEPNSELEGNPEQQGAGAAPPHTAPPLDDQLPPAAAHSTPVKKEQNGAREAGGVAQGKADQQSTEDESTPYKSTSSKLSRSPIKVNKKPKNMQCKVALLDGSDYTCVVEKRDKGQVIFDKVCEHLNLLEKDYFGITFRDAENQKNWLDPAKDMKKQIRGVAWNFSFNVKFYPPDPAQLSEDITRYYLCLQLRDDIVSGRLPCSFATHTVLGSYTVQSELGDYDPDEYSTDYVGDFRFAPNQTKELEEKVMELHKTYKGMMPAEAEMHFLENVKKLSMYGVDLHHAKDSEGVEIMLGVCSSGLLIYRDRLRINRFAWPKVLKISYKRNNFYIKIRPGEFEQFESTIGFKLPNHRAAKRLWKVCVEHHTFFRLVSPETPPKKFLTLGSKFRYSGRTQVQTRRASSQIVRPAPFFERSTSKRYIMSRSLDGEMGTALYGAAKGIAMSDLITTITPEKKAEEKKSEEEEAVLLENIVVEEEDETTKATELSLPSPPSPARQDTRTDFTDTAIDGELTATESDQEDESEIRNQELDQTPDEMVKHQTNISELKRTFLEGGTNKSGLTEWEKRLSSSPLRSPRLDEAPMIEPLEPEDTKEDSETMDEKGEAARGNQQDSLEDGKDDVESDGWVIINKVPPKVPEKNIVGHNIVGSTNTVTADEALGDVALKNASAIQEEVRKKAFALGKSYDTATGKIMTTTKEDDFPSPTLTVEKLKLLDQTSTTAVKIIPVSPETHEPATLSGTEAITAPVITVKEAKTPSPSEPASIVKMVVAVFSSEDNEEAKKAELKLLTDSPMMEAITLTPRSPRRSPIRSPLKSPSKSVELVVSPSKGSYITKTSPTARVPKPTFDEMSPELTALLKSAHEQISTRTWSSSSTTTEQTRAILKTSTSPEKTVLQSEDIQKLSEKDQPREEEQAVDLKQNTALEKSQVSSLLQTEVVTFSSTLPGETERLVTQEMPVVHTEMKTITYEALQGETEGETEPGILMSAQTITSETTSTTTTTHITKTVKGGVSETRIEKRIVISGDADIDHDEALAQAIKEAKEQHPDMSVTKVVVHKETEITPEDGEQ